One window of Tenacibaculum maritimum NCIMB 2154 genomic DNA carries:
- a CDS encoding cell division protein FtsX: MSTSFDSFQKRRLQSSYISVTISIALVLFMIGVLGLILLKSTKVANHFKEKVAISIFLKDHVDSKQAEALKSSLLKEAFAKKVYYITKEEAANSYKKDLGEDFLKFLGDNPLKNGIDIYLKAAYVTPEKMANIEKELAKNNFVYEINYDKPLVQLLTKNIQKISFWLLVLSGFFGIVAIILINSSIRLSIYAKRFNIKTMQMVGATKSFIRKPFIWQSIKLGFLGATLALIGLGFLIYYVDQYIPTLELLSDYISISYVAGGILIAAFIITSLSTFFATQRFLNLQTNDLYY; the protein is encoded by the coding sequence ATGAGTACCTCTTTCGATTCTTTTCAAAAACGACGTTTACAATCTTCTTATATATCTGTAACAATAAGTATTGCCCTAGTTTTATTTATGATTGGTGTTTTGGGGTTAATTCTATTAAAATCAACGAAGGTAGCAAATCACTTCAAAGAGAAAGTTGCTATTTCTATCTTTTTAAAGGATCATGTGGATAGTAAGCAAGCCGAAGCACTAAAAAGTTCACTCTTAAAAGAAGCGTTTGCTAAAAAAGTGTACTACATCACTAAAGAAGAGGCTGCAAATTCTTATAAGAAAGATTTAGGGGAAGATTTTTTAAAGTTCTTAGGAGATAATCCCTTAAAAAATGGAATTGACATTTATTTAAAGGCTGCTTATGTAACTCCTGAAAAGATGGCTAACATTGAAAAAGAACTGGCTAAAAATAATTTTGTTTATGAAATTAATTACGACAAACCTTTAGTACAATTATTAACAAAAAACATCCAAAAAATCAGCTTCTGGCTATTAGTTTTGAGTGGCTTCTTTGGTATTGTTGCAATCATTCTTATCAATAGCTCTATTCGTTTATCTATTTATGCTAAACGTTTTAATATAAAAACTATGCAAATGGTAGGAGCTACTAAAAGTTTTATTCGTAAACCTTTTATTTGGCAAAGCATCAAACTGGGGTTTTTAGGAGCTACCCTAGCCCTTATTGGATTAGGATTTTTAATTTACTATGTAGATCAATACATACCAACATTAGAACTTTTAAGCGATTATATTTCTATAAGCTATGTTGCTGGAGGGATTTTAATAGCTGCCTTTATCATAACTAGCTTAAGTACATTTTTTGCTACACAACGTTTTTTAAATTTACAAACAAACGATCTTTATTACTAA
- a CDS encoding DUF3098 domain-containing protein codes for MKENKHSQKSQFLFGKRNYMFMLIGIAIIALGFILMAGGGSENPAVFNPEIYNWRRIRLAPTLVIIGFGIEIYAILADPKK; via the coding sequence ATGAAAGAAAATAAACACTCACAAAAATCTCAATTTTTATTTGGGAAAAGAAATTATATGTTCATGCTAATTGGTATTGCCATCATTGCTCTAGGTTTTATACTCATGGCAGGAGGAGGAAGCGAAAATCCAGCCGTTTTTAATCCCGAAATTTATAATTGGCGAAGAATTCGATTAGCTCCCACACTTGTAATTATTGGTTTCGGTATTGAAATTTATGCTATTTTAGCCGATCCAAAAAAATAA
- the rbfA gene encoding 30S ribosome-binding factor RbfA has product MEETNRQRKIAGVLQKDLVDVLQKAAQDGMKGVIISVSRVSVTSDLGIAKVHLSVFPSERRDEIIKGVTSNTPLIRYEMAKRTRHQLRRMPELLFFGDDSLDYIEGIDKSLKGDNIDPIKNPDVLPRRKKR; this is encoded by the coding sequence ATGGAAGAAACAAATAGACAACGAAAGATTGCAGGAGTGCTGCAAAAAGATTTGGTAGATGTGCTGCAAAAAGCAGCGCAAGATGGAATGAAAGGAGTGATTATTTCAGTTTCGAGGGTTTCCGTGACTTCAGATTTAGGGATTGCAAAGGTTCATTTGAGCGTTTTTCCTTCAGAAAGAAGAGACGAAATTATTAAAGGAGTTACTTCCAATACGCCATTAATTAGGTATGAAATGGCAAAACGTACACGTCATCAGTTAAGACGTATGCCTGAACTATTGTTTTTTGGAGATGATTCTCTAGATTATATCGAAGGAATAGATAAGTCTTTAAAAGGGGATAATATTGATCCTATTAAGAATCCAGATGTTTTACCGCGTCGTAAAAAACGTTAG
- a CDS encoding undecaprenyl-diphosphate phosphatase, whose product MHLIEAIILAIIEGITEYLPVSSTGHMIIASSFMRIATDDFTKLFTIVIQLGAILAVLVLYWKRFFQSLDFYLKLLVAFIPAVILGLLLNDIIDDLLESPITVAISLIIGGFILLKVDDWFKANEVFDKRNPTAHTEISYLTALKIGFFQCLAMIPGTSRSGASIVGGMTQKINRKTAAEFSFFLAVPTMLGATAKKTYDYYKAGFMISSEQINYLIIGNIVAFIVALIAIKSFIDYLSKKGFKLFGYYRIVLGFTLLIIHFFIYKLSI is encoded by the coding sequence ATGCATTTAATTGAAGCTATTATCTTAGCCATTATTGAAGGAATTACTGAATACCTTCCTGTTTCTTCAACAGGACATATGATTATTGCTTCCTCTTTTATGAGGATTGCAACTGATGATTTTACAAAGCTTTTCACCATCGTTATTCAACTAGGAGCTATTTTAGCTGTTTTAGTTTTATACTGGAAACGATTTTTCCAAAGCCTTGATTTTTATCTTAAACTGCTCGTTGCTTTTATTCCTGCTGTTATTTTAGGATTGTTATTAAACGACATTATTGATGACCTCCTAGAGAGCCCTATTACCGTTGCTATCTCATTAATTATAGGGGGTTTTATTCTTTTAAAGGTTGACGATTGGTTTAAAGCGAATGAAGTTTTTGATAAAAGAAACCCTACTGCACACACAGAAATAAGCTACCTTACTGCTCTAAAAATAGGTTTTTTTCAATGCCTAGCAATGATTCCTGGAACCTCTAGAAGTGGAGCTAGTATTGTAGGTGGTATGACTCAAAAAATAAATAGAAAAACAGCTGCTGAGTTTTCTTTTTTTCTAGCTGTTCCTACAATGCTAGGGGCGACTGCTAAAAAAACATACGATTACTATAAAGCGGGATTTATGATTTCTTCTGAGCAAATTAACTATCTAATTATTGGAAATATAGTAGCTTTTATTGTTGCTTTAATTGCTATTAAGTCTTTTATAGACTACTTAAGTAAAAAAGGATTCAAGCTTTTTGGATATTATCGAATTGTTCTTGGATTTACATTACTCATCATTCATTTTTTTATCTATAAACTATCTATTTAA
- the mce gene encoding methylmalonyl-CoA epimerase, giving the protein MKKIEHIGIAVKSITSSNQLFASLFGKAHYKIEEVLSEGVKTSFFEVGPNKIELLEATNPESPIAKFIEKKGEGIHHIAFAVDDIQAEIKRLQGEGFTILNKKPKKGADNKLVSFLHPKTTNGVLVELCQDIK; this is encoded by the coding sequence ATGAAAAAAATAGAACACATTGGAATAGCCGTCAAAAGTATCACAAGTTCAAACCAGCTCTTTGCTTCACTTTTTGGAAAAGCACATTATAAGATCGAGGAGGTTCTTAGTGAAGGCGTAAAAACTTCTTTTTTTGAGGTAGGCCCAAATAAAATAGAGCTATTAGAAGCTACCAACCCAGAAAGTCCTATTGCTAAATTTATTGAAAAGAAAGGAGAAGGTATTCACCATATCGCTTTTGCTGTAGATGATATTCAAGCAGAAATAAAGCGCTTACAAGGAGAAGGTTTCACTATATTAAATAAAAAACCTAAAAAAGGAGCAGACAACAAGCTTGTTTCTTTTTTACATCCAAAAACAACCAACGGGGTTTTAGTTGAATTATGTCAAGATATTAAATAA
- the truB gene encoding tRNA pseudouridine(55) synthase TruB: MKTAEDYKNGQVLLIDKPLEWTSFQVVNKLRWHIRKHFNIKKIKVGHAGTLDPLATGLLIICTGKQTKNINEYQGQVKEYTGTITLGATTPSYDLETEVNEIFPIDHITSNLIHNTTNTFIGKTHQKPPIFSAIKKEGKRLYELARKGETTEIKSREVEITEFEITKIDFPKVDFRVVCSKGTYIRSLAYDFGLALNSGAHLSALRRTKIGNFSTENAKSIDQFIESL; encoded by the coding sequence ATGAAGACTGCTGAAGATTATAAGAACGGACAAGTTTTACTGATAGACAAACCTTTAGAATGGACTTCTTTTCAAGTTGTAAATAAATTGCGTTGGCATATTCGAAAGCATTTTAATATCAAAAAGATAAAAGTAGGTCATGCAGGTACTTTAGATCCCCTAGCAACTGGTTTATTAATTATTTGTACAGGTAAACAAACTAAGAACATTAATGAATACCAAGGCCAGGTAAAAGAATACACAGGAACTATTACCTTAGGGGCAACTACTCCAAGCTACGATTTGGAAACGGAGGTTAATGAAATTTTCCCTATTGATCATATTACTAGTAACCTAATTCATAATACTACAAATACTTTTATAGGAAAAACACATCAAAAACCACCTATTTTTTCAGCTATAAAAAAAGAAGGGAAGCGACTTTACGAGCTAGCTAGAAAAGGCGAAACAACCGAAATAAAATCTAGAGAAGTAGAAATTACTGAATTTGAAATCACAAAAATAGACTTTCCTAAAGTAGATTTTAGGGTTGTTTGTAGCAAAGGAACTTATATTCGCTCTTTAGCTTATGACTTCGGACTAGCTTTAAACTCAGGAGCACATTTATCTGCCTTAAGAAGAACTAAAATTGGTAATTTTTCTACTGAAAATGCAAAAAGCATTGACCAATTTATTGAAAG